Proteins found in one Planococcus citri chromosome 2, ihPlaCitr1.1, whole genome shotgun sequence genomic segment:
- the LOC135837414 gene encoding uncharacterized protein LOC135837414, which translates to MDRLNHIASEAENRFLDISPQNSPRPQASSTLMVKGNESDFISKTPKKPESSTLFSTTSSLGVIDIDKASLLSEKEFDTWSPQQSTPFHERLISEYQSQSLNQLKKRLDELSFRNSSFSSESVQNVPGTSNETYNISNNVFRDNLRSSTSSSNQLVTSSSSQNGEFQSGNLAVLKLDEDQKENRKMFASLPVSPMNISENSLESCDEKEKQFSEFVQMKCYPPEDISQILRNKIDQTFEERKKANEQKHVSSTTDTNQSSKDLPTVPKLQPCQSETFQRLLQHSFMDTSSFSSTLDMSSSNSIASINEIAELLKRQSLLAMPKRAVEELLSLGKPKSKPANVVPCPSNPSLDIPYISLSEFSSRNTTLISASESFNLRGKPSENIMSSTVRDDVASNIVNREILQKTSPVKNIDATLSNNADSSKRLFSIKLPSNSTTEIATTPEDHLARDFIDLNAISDEPSTNDTTARQNNLKAAPMQRISNHSLLSADVLENDVIFAGTLCVGTLAEVICVVENPTDEPLNYKIRLQSIVSTAGVSSGYPAASVMLASTQDHVVFQPRSETDINVMVTPLVEGKIRVTLQLISDDKKCSNIIRLIEVIGEMPKFRILEPRNGVAQFGVLNETTNKSLPLILQNDGTSKLPLKLMLYETDRNPVCSKVVVNPGETLRGEIHLNTSHLMTFNSDKLRLDGKLIVFLDKTEGIPLKLPLIETILLTAEIMRNDFIVIDNELPIVLRSGSVLQSVVEFLNVRNNGPKPVDVYAEIDKSSEFSIEPKCIQVSSQESRTFEVTFKPNSINNSRDADLYLTVKNTNKRIPVRLIGIVDNKPAPLSTVNSPARSRNQSYKSITSSGSSSTGSSVAYDGIMELDSTHSSLSWASVSIHTRKIQTFTLRNRSPSKEKLLLTISDSFNFFKFVENESYVKELRLTLESKESRKISVAFTPAVSDKPINGKITIVRRNVLLESSLGDFQKRVIPLFGVGGSVKMVFNGVFHDNEDRLWINCESQSFETKFILENVGDAEAFVKITSDELDDRIHPDECTLLPSESVEINYNLNLSTDRLDMLCKQNSHKEVTLVNKLTVYSGNESNRLRLKKIWNKHPEFDKIQKIRDKMDILNFDSTSRLQIDSLRDDKTVFSKLLYESVTEHTIGVLIPRQNLENVSLDSTVIFQDLNNFTIDHAFNC; encoded by the exons ATGGACCGGCTAAATCATATCGCTTCGGAAGCTGAGAACCGTTTTTTAGATATAAGCCCTCAAAACTCACCTAGACCTCAAGCTTCCTCGACGTTAATGGTAAAAGGAAACGAAAGTGATTTCATTAGCAA AACGCCCAAAAAACCGGAATCGTCTACATTGTTTTCAACCACTTCTTCTCTTGGAGTTATTGACATTGATAAAGCATCAC TATTATCAGAAAAAGAATTCGATACTTGGAGTCCTCAACAAtcaactccatttcatgaacGTTTAATCTCGGAATACCAGTCTCAATCTTTGAACCAGTTGAAAAAACGACTCGATGAGCTATCGTTTAGGAATTCTTCGTTTTCCTCGGAATCTGTCCAGAATGTTCCTGGCACTAGTAACGAAACTTATAATATTTCTAACAATGTGTTCCGGGATAATTTACGTAGCTCGACGTCTTCTTC TAATCAATTAGTTACATCGAGTTCTTCGCAAAATGGAGAATTTCAATCAGGTAATTTGGCGGTACTGAAGTTGGATGAAGATCAAAAGGAAAACCGAAAGATGTTCGCTTCATTACCGGTTTCACCGATGAATATTTCTGAAAACTCGCT GGAGAGTTGCGATGAAAAAGAGAAGCAATTTTCGGAATTCGTTCAAATGAAATGTTATCCACCGGAAGATATCTCTCAAATACTACGCAATAAAATAGATCAAACTTTCGAAG AAAGAAAGAAAGCCAATGAACAAAAACATGTCAGTTCAACGACGGATACAAACCAGTCCTCTAAAGATCTCCCGACTGTTCCGAAATTGCAACCTTGTCAATCAGAGACTTTTCAACGCCTACTGCAACATTCGTTCATGGATACTTCATCGTTTAGTTCCACTTTGGATATGTCTTCTTCGAACAGTATCGCTAGTATTAACGAAATAGCCGAATTATTAAAACGACAATCGCTTTTGGCGATGCCGAAACGAGCTGTCGAAGAATTATTATCTTTGG GTAAACCTAAATCGAAACCGGCTAATGTTGTTCCTTGTCCGAGTAATCCGTCGCTGGATATTCCTTACATTAGTTTGAGCGAATTTTCTTCTCGAAATACAACTTTAATAAGTGCATCAG AAAGCTTCAATTTACGTGGAAAGCCATCTGAGAATATCATGAGCAGCACTGTTCGCGATGACGTTGCATCGAATATAGTAAATCGTGAAATTCTCCAGAAAACATCTCCCGTTAAAAACATCGACGCAACTTTATCAAATAACGC AGACTCCAGTAAACGTCTATTCTCAATAAAACTGCCATCCAACTCAACCACAGAAATAGCTACGACTCCAGAGGATCATCTAGCTCGAGACTTCATCGACTTGAACGCTATCTCTGACGAGCCATCCACGAACGACACGACTGCTCGACAAAATAACCTCAAAGCAGCTCCGATGCAACGTATCTCCAATCACAGTTTACTATCGGCCGATGTTTTAGAAAACGACGTTATATTCGCCGGCACCTTATGCGTTGGCACGTTGGCCGAAGTCATCTGCGTAGTCGAAAATCCAACCGACGAACctctaaattataaaattcgtCTTCAGTCGATCGTTTCAACGGCCGGAGTTTCATCTGGGTATCCAGCTGCCTCAGTTATGTTAGCTTCGACCCAAGACCACGTAGTATTTCAGCCTCGAAGCGAGACCGATATCAACGTAATGGTCACTCCTTTGGTCGAAGGCAAAATACGTGTAACGCTGCAATTGATCAGCGACGATAAAAAATGCTCGAATATAATCAGATTAATCGAAGTGATCGGTGAAATGCCCAAGTTCAGGATACTCGAGCCTCGTAACGGAGTAGCCCAATTCGGTGTACTGAATGAAACGACGAATAAAAGTCTCCCTCTGATATTACAAAACGACGGCACTTCCAAATTACCTTTGAAACTAATGCTCTACGAAACCGATCGTAATCCTGTATGCTCCAAGGTGGTCGTCAACCCTGGCGAAACATTACGCGGTGAAATTCATCTCAATACGAGTCATCTGATGACGTTCAACAGTGATAAATTACGTTTGGATGGAAAACTCATTGTTTTTCTCGATAAAACCGAAGGAATTCCGTTGAAACTTCCGTTAATCGAGACAATACTTCTGACTGCCGAAATCATGAGAAACGATTTTATCGTAATCGATAACGAACTGCCTATCGTTCTGAGATCCGGGTCAGTTCTGCAGTCTgtggttgaatttttaaacgttaGAAATAATGGACCGAAACCAGTCGATGTTTATGCTGAAATCGATAAGTCTTCGGAATTCAGTATCGAACCGAAATGTATTCAGGTGTCTTCTCAAGAAAGCAGAACTTTCGAAGTTACTTTTAAACCGAATTCGATTAATAATTCGAG ggaCGCTGATTTGTATTTAACagtaaaaaatacgaataaaagaATCCCAGTCAGATTAATTGGAATTGTTGACAATAAACCTGCACCTTTGTCTACTGTTAATTCTCCAGCAAGATCTC GTAATCAGTCGTACAAATCTATTACATCGAGTGGCTCTTCGTCCACCGGAAGTTCTGTAGCTTACG ATGGAATAATGGAACTGGATTCCACTCACAGTTCATTATCCTGGGCAAGTGTTTCAATACATACGAGAAAAATACAGACGTTCACGTTACGTAATCGAAGCCCTTCTAAAGAAAAACTCTTGCTGACGATTTCggattcttttaattttttcaaa ttcgTGGAGAACGAATCGTACGTCAAAGAGCTCAGATTGACCCTGGAATCGAAAGAAAGTCGTAAAATATCGGTTGCTTTCACACCCGCCGTTTCAGATAAACCAATCAACGGAAAAATCACCATCGTACGAAGGAACGTTTTACTCGAATCGTCTTtgggtgattttcaaaaacgagtG ATACCCTTATTTGGGGTCGGAGGCAGTGTCAAAATGGTCTTCAACGGTGTATTCCATGATAACGAAGATCGTCTGTGGATCAATTGCGAATCACAATCATTCGAGACGAAATTCATCTTGGAAAACGTCGGAGACGCCGAAGCTTTCGTTAAAATCACTTCCG ACGAATTGGATGACCGAATTCACCCCGACGAATGCACTCTGCTGCCTTCGGAATCGGTTGAAATCAATTATAATCTCAACCTGAGCACTGATAGACTCGATATGCTCTGTAAACAGAATTCTCATAAGGAAGTAACTCTAGTTAATAAATTGACTGTGTATTCCGGTAACGAATCTAATCGTCTGAGGCTCAAAAA AATATGGAATAAGCATCCAGAGTTCGATAAAATACAAAAGATACGAGATAAAATGGATATTCTAAATTTCGATAGCACTAGTCGACTGCAAATTGATTCATTACGCGATGATAAA ACTGTGTTCTCGAAATTATTATACGAAAGTGTAACCGAACATACCATAGGAGTACTCATCCCTcgtcaaaatttagaaaatgtttcACTCGATTCGACGGTGATATTCCaagatttaaataattttactatAGATCACGCGTTCAATTGTTAA